In Arctopsyche grandis isolate Sample6627 chromosome 13, ASM5162203v2, whole genome shotgun sequence, one DNA window encodes the following:
- the Prosalpha7 gene encoding proteasome alpha7 subunit, with translation MSSIGTGYDLSASQFSPDGRVFQVEYAAKAVENSGTVIGLRGKDGVVFAVEKLVTSKLYEPGSNKRIFNIDKHIGMAVSGLISDARQIVETARTEAANYQSQYGVPIPLKYLNQRVSMYLHAYTLYSAVRPYGCSVVLSSWDKFDGPNMYMIDPSGISYSYFGCAVGKAKQAAKTEIEKLKLADMTTTELVKEAARIVYLVHDELKDKNFELELSWVSEQTNGVHMRVPSNILEEVERTAKQALQDDSDSENENM, from the exons ATGAGCTCCATCGGAACAGGG TACGATCTCTCAGCTTCCCAATTCTCACCCGACGGACGCGTATTCCAAGTGGAATATGCGGCCAAAGCCGTCGAGAACTCCGGAACTGTGATAGGCTTGAGAGGGAAAGATGGCGTCGTATTTGCCGTTGAAAAATTAGTGACATCGAAATTGTACGAGCCGGGCTCCAACAAGAGGATTTTCAACATCGACAAACACATCGGAATGGCCGTATCCGGATTGATCTCCGACGCCAGACAGATCGTCGAGACGGCCCGCACTGAAGCTGCTAATTATCAATCGCAATACGGAGTGCCGATTCCACTGAAATATCTAAACCAACGAGTGTCGATGTATTTGCATGCGTATACATTGTACAGCGCCGTACGGCCTTACGGTTGTTCTGTAGTGTTGAGCTCGTGGGATAAATTTGATGgaccaaatatgtacatgatCGATCCTAGCGGAATTTCATAC TCTTACTTTGGATGCGCTGTCGGAAAGGCTAAACAAGCCGCTAAaaccgaaattgaaaaattgaaactcGCCGATATGACAACAACAGAACTTGTAAAAGAGGCTGCTagaat TGTCTACTTAGTACACGATGAATTGAAAGATAAAAACTTCGAACTTGAGCTTTCTTGGGTCAGCGAACAGACTAATGGCGTACATATGCGAGTTCCGAGCAACATTCTTGAAGAAGTAGAACGAACTGCGAAACAGGCGCTGCAAGATGATTCCGATTccgaaaatgaaaatatgtaa